In Elusimicrobiota bacterium, the genomic window TAATATAATTCTCTGCGGGGCAAGTATCGGTGCTAATATTTGTCTTAATACCGCGGCGGTGAATAAAAATATTGATGCATTAATCTTATTATCTCCGGGGATGGTTTATGCCGGGATTGAATGCTCTACCCCGGCTATGATATATGGAAAACGACAGGTATTCATTGGGGTATCACAGACGGATAATTACTCTTATGGCAGTTCGAATGAAATAAAAAGTATTTTTGAGAATAACAGTAGCCGTGTAACTCTTGATGTTCAGCCTTCAGGCCATGGTGTGCAAATGTTTGAGCATACTGGGTTTATGCTTAATATACTTAAATGGTTGGGAAAGTTGTAAAAAACTGGTAATGAAATACTTTGAACCTTGTAAAAAAGAATATAATTTTATGCGTCACCTTGCGTTGTTGTATCAGGGGAATACCGGGATAGACTGGACCCCCGGCGAGTTTAAAATTCATCTTGTAAGGATGGATTCTGCCGATACTGAGGTGAGTTGGTTGTATGATTCACTACTGTTTTTTCCGTTAAACAGCGGAAGGAAGAGAACACTTCTTGCTGATGTTAATGCAGGTACTACCCGCTGCGGGGAAGGCAACTTCCATGCTGTACCCGTACCAAATCCTATGGAGAAAAGTGATTGGGAGGATATCATAGGTTTCTATTTTGATAAAGGACGGAATCTTGATAATCTAAATCATACTGCGGGTGTTCTAAAAAACAAAAAGTTGCCCGGTGCTATAAGAGAAAAGGTTAATGTAATTCTGACAATACCATATCCAAGTATTAAGCAGGAACGGTTTGGGGATAATCTTGATTTTACTACAGTTAAACAGAATCTTGAACGCGCGACTGCACAGAGGATTGAAGCAGTACGCTGGTTTGTAAACGAGTGCGTAACCAGATGGAATGATAAAAAGTACGTAAACATTAATTTACTTGGATTCTACTGGCCGTTTGAGACGGTATTCCGTAGTTGGGATATCGACGATCATGTATTATTGAAAACAGTTAAGCCTGTGATTAATTCCTCGGGGCATAAATTATTTTGGATACCGTACTTTTGTTCGTACAATGAACATGTCCTTGATGATTACGAGAACTACTATTTTGATTGCGCGTTTTACCAGCCGAACTTTTTGTTTTATAAACGCTATACCGGGATTGAGCACGCAGCAATGGCTGCAAAAAAAAGGCATGCCGGGATTGAGATAGAATACGCGTTGAGTGATCATGAATCCGTAGGGCGGGCGGAACTTCGGCGTATGAGGTTCCGGGAATATCTTAACTGTGGGGTTAAGTATGGGTATATGACAGAGTCCATTATCGCGTGGTATCTTAGTAGAGACGGGTTTATTAGAACAAGGGCTGCTGTTGCTGCGGAAGACCGTGCGGTGTATGATGATATCTGTGATTTTGTGCAGGGGAAGTATGTTATTAAAAACAATGTTTAGATTAAAAAGTGAGGAAGGCGGGAGGCGTGATTAGAAGTGTAATCAAAAAACTGGGAATTAGTATTATAACGGTAACTATCCTGGCAGTTGAGGTAGTAAACGCAGTGGTGCCGTTATGGCCGCATTATACCGGTGTGATAATACCATGCCCGCAAAAGGTTAAGTATTTTGAAGAGTTTCACAGGATTGAGGATCTCGATAAATGCGTGATTATAGTTGGTACTGCTGCTGTGGTACAGGAAAAAGTTGCTGCGGAAGAGCTTGCACGTAGAATTGAGTTTCATACCGGAACCTTACTTAATATTATGGATGACAAAATTGATACTTCGGCATATAGTACAGTGATAACAATCGGGACTCCGGGTAGTAATGCCGTGAATAAAAGGTTTAATAACAAAAAAAAGGTGGTTAAACCCGGGTATCCTGGTGAACAAGGGTATATACTTCGGTTTGTAGAAGAGTCCGGGAAAATGTTTGTTATCTGTACCGGATATGACGCGATGGGGAGTTATTACAGCATTCAGTCGTTAAAGCAGTTGTTATTGATGTCCGACGGGAAACTGTCAGTCCGTAAGGTTGAGGTTGATGACTGGCCTGTGTATAAACACCGTGCAGTGGATGACTGGACATTAAGCTCTGAAAGTGTTGATTGGATGGGGCAGTACAAACTTAATGTTTTCTATAACTCATATGGCCCGCTTAACTGGCTTGAACCCGACGGTAAAATCAAGGAGTATGTTGCGTTATCAGCAGGGAATATTAAGAAGAAGATGATTGTAGAACACGGGTTTATGTTGAATCCCTACAAAATGAAAGAAGGGGATACCCGCAAAATTGTTGTATCCAATGACGGGGATATCGAAAAGTATGTCCAGTCATTAAAATCCGCGCTTGACCTTGGAGTTAAGTATGTGATGATCTGCGCGGATGATTGGGTTACATACAAAAATAAAGTTTTTATACTTGATAATCCGGGGGATATAAATAAATTTGGTACCCTGGGTAATGCACAGGCGGTATTGGTTAATGCTGTTTATGATAAACTTAAACCGTTATACCCAGTGATGGAACTTTCGTTTGTTAACGCTTATTACCAGCGTTATCAGGTTGATGGTTGGACGACTGACCGTAAAAGCGCGGTTGAGTACCTTGATACTATCGGTAAAAAGGTTTATCCCCAGATACCTATCATCTGGACCGGATACACCGACCGTACACGTGACCTCACAAAAAAGGAGGTTGAGATATATTCGCGGTACGTAAAAAAACATAAGCTTTATCTCTGGGATAATACATTACCCCAGGGGTTTAAACCGTGGGTGACAAAGTTTTATCCGGGATTTGAGAAAGTAACAGCTTACCGTGGTGTAATGGTTAATGGTTTTGTTAATCGTTCAAATGACAGGATAGGATACCTAATGGCTGCGGATTATATGTGGAACCCTGCAAAGTATGAACCTGAGAAATCCTATAAGAACGCGATCTCAAGTTATCTTAACGAGGTGATGTATGAACCTATAACAAAGTTCAGGGATACTTATGAAAAATATGGCGAGATAAAAAAACGTATGACAAGCGCGGATAAGGATGTTATCGTTGCATCAGCATTAGCGCGTGAGGAGATGCGGCAGGTTATCAATGAACTGTCATTCTGGATGAAGGAAATTTCTAGAAATATCAGCGGGACAGATATCGCGTATCAGGTTAAAATACGGTTTTATGAACCCGCGATGAAGTTCGGGCAGCTGTACCTTAACCGCAAAAGCGCGGTAGTAAAAAAATTGGGGAAAGAAGCATCCCCGCCGGTTATCGACGGTAGTATTGATGATATATGGAATAGCAGGTATGCTTGTACGTTCACAAGTTTTTCCGTGGTAGGAAGTCCAGTAGGCGGTACGGCTCCTGTGCATAATACACTTGTGAAGTTGATGTATGACGATAAGTATATTTATATTATGTCTGTAACAGACGTTGAGCGGTATGAAGCTGAGAAGGATTATGTGGTACAGCGTGATAGTAGTGTATATCTTAATGATTCAATTGAACTATTCATTGATCCGTTATATAACTTTACGTCGTATTACCAGTTGGTTTATAACTTTATGGGTGGGAAATATGATGCGCAGTCACCGCGTAGGATGTCATGGAACGCGAACTGGGATGTTAAGACATCAACCCAGTCTTCACAGTGGGTGGGGGAAGCGAGGATATTGATCACAGGCCTTGTGCGTGAGGGTATAAAGATCGGTGATGCGTGGGGATTGAATGTTTGCCGTAATGATACTATAAGTAAACAGTTTAGCAGTTGGTCACCGTTGGAACATAAGTTCCATGAACCTCTGTTGTTCGGGGAGATAAGGTTTGAGTATTAGTAAAAAGATTGGCGGTAAACTGCCTGGCTGGCAGAAAAAAGTTTTTGCGTTGAACGGCGGGGTGTACCTCGTCGGCGGTGCTGTACGTGATAAAATTATTAATCCCAGGATGATGACTAAGGACAGTGATTATCTCGTAACAAATATTCCAATGAAAAAACTGGTTGCATTGTTGAAAGAATACGGGAGAGTTGAACTTGTAGGTAAGTCATTCGGGGTGATTAAATTTACTCAAAACGGTTTTGGGAGTAATACTGTAGATATTGCGTTACCCCGGGAAGAGTATTCCGTTGGGCTTGGGCACCGCGATTTTGTTGTTAAATACAGCCATGAGTTGCCGATAGAGGCTGACCTTACCCGCCGTGATTTCACGATTAATGCTATGGCGTATAACCTGGAAACCGGAGAGTTGGTTGATCCGCTTAATGGAAGAGCAGATATTAAACGTAAACTTATCCGTATGATAACACCAAAAAGTTTTGTGGATGACCCGTTGCGCATGCTGCGTGCTGCGCAGTTCGCTGCGAGGTTTGGGTTTAAGATAGAAAAAAGTACATTATCTGCAATGCAGTTACACTCAAAACTTGTGAAGACAGTCTCAAATGAGCGTGTACAGGAAGAAATTAATAAGTTATTACTGAAATCCGGGACGCCA contains:
- a CDS encoding DUF4855 domain-containing protein, which codes for MKYFEPCKKEYNFMRHLALLYQGNTGIDWTPGEFKIHLVRMDSADTEVSWLYDSLLFFPLNSGRKRTLLADVNAGTTRCGEGNFHAVPVPNPMEKSDWEDIIGFYFDKGRNLDNLNHTAGVLKNKKLPGAIREKVNVILTIPYPSIKQERFGDNLDFTTVKQNLERATAQRIEAVRWFVNECVTRWNDKKYVNINLLGFYWPFETVFRSWDIDDHVLLKTVKPVINSSGHKLFWIPYFCSYNEHVLDDYENYYFDCAFYQPNFLFYKRYTGIEHAAMAAKKRHAGIEIEYALSDHESVGRAELRRMRFREYLNCGVKYGYMTESIIAWYLSRDGFIRTRAAVAAEDRAVYDDICDFVQGKYVIKNNV
- a CDS encoding beta-N-acetylglucosaminidase domain-containing protein; its protein translation is MIRSVIKKLGISIITVTILAVEVVNAVVPLWPHYTGVIIPCPQKVKYFEEFHRIEDLDKCVIIVGTAAVVQEKVAAEELARRIEFHTGTLLNIMDDKIDTSAYSTVITIGTPGSNAVNKRFNNKKKVVKPGYPGEQGYILRFVEESGKMFVICTGYDAMGSYYSIQSLKQLLLMSDGKLSVRKVEVDDWPVYKHRAVDDWTLSSESVDWMGQYKLNVFYNSYGPLNWLEPDGKIKEYVALSAGNIKKKMIVEHGFMLNPYKMKEGDTRKIVVSNDGDIEKYVQSLKSALDLGVKYVMICADDWVTYKNKVFILDNPGDINKFGTLGNAQAVLVNAVYDKLKPLYPVMELSFVNAYYQRYQVDGWTTDRKSAVEYLDTIGKKVYPQIPIIWTGYTDRTRDLTKKEVEIYSRYVKKHKLYLWDNTLPQGFKPWVTKFYPGFEKVTAYRGVMVNGFVNRSNDRIGYLMAADYMWNPAKYEPEKSYKNAISSYLNEVMYEPITKFRDTYEKYGEIKKRMTSADKDVIVASALAREEMRQVINELSFWMKEISRNISGTDIAYQVKIRFYEPAMKFGQLYLNRKSAVVKKLGKEASPPVIDGSIDDIWNSRYACTFTSFSVVGSPVGGTAPVHNTLVKLMYDDKYIYIMSVTDVERYEAEKDYVVQRDSSVYLNDSIELFIDPLYNFTSYYQLVYNFMGGKYDAQSPRRMSWNANWDVKTSTQSSQWVGEARILITGLVREGIKIGDAWGLNVCRNDTISKQFSSWSPLEHKFHEPLLFGEIRFEY